The following are encoded together in the Cryptomeria japonica unplaced genomic scaffold, Sugi_1.0 HiC_scaffold_278, whole genome shotgun sequence genome:
- the LOC131074726 gene encoding berberine bridge enzyme-like D-2, with product MAKFCALLILIIAVCSTSATATLPKNGDGEGLLSCLHASGLTNVTTISSSASEFYSLLNFSAQNLRFTEPQTPRPYVIIIPQSQTQLEKSMVCSIQHGWEIRVRSGGHSYEGLSYTSDVPFVLIDLLKLNKITVDVKSKTAWVQAGATLGEVYSAIANSSPNLAFPAGVCHTVGSGGHIAGGGLSFLSRKYGLAADNVLDALLINASGKVMDKNAMGEDVFWALRGGGGGSWGVVYAWKLQLVSVPTILTAFTVLRTGTDNVTEAVHRWQYVGPQMEEDIFMRVQFFGIKVNDSTTIRASFHGIYLGRQPELLTIMGKVFPELGMVAADCKEMKWVETIGNFDSTNVSQLTNRYYTNKVFFKIKSDFGKTPLPKPALRGLWSIMEEEVSAYAIFSPLGGIMNRIPLTALPFPQRQGTLFDIQYKVTWTNRSEDDHYLEWMRKLYKYMEPYVSHSPRAAYVNYLDLDLGSAFNGSATAEEARAWGDKYFHHNYDRLVKAKTQVDPQNFFRNSQSIPPLAN from the coding sequence ATGGCCAAGTTTTGTGCGCTTTTGATTCTAATTATTGCAGTCTGCAGCACTTCAGCCACTGCAACATTACCCAAAAACGGAGATGGTGAAGGACTGCTGTCATGCTTGCATGCCAGCGGCCTAACCAACGTTACAACCATCTCCTCCTCTGCTTCTGAATTTTATTCTCTTCTGAATTTCTCCGCCCAAAATCTTCGATTCACTGAGCCTCAGACACCAAGGCCTTATGTTATCATTATTCCCCAAAGCCAAACCCAATTAGAAAAATCTATGGTGTGCAGCATACAACACGGGTGGGAGATTCGTGTGAGAAGCGGAGGTCACAGCTATGAGGGGCTCTCCTACACCTCGGATGTGCCATTCGTGCTCATCGATTTGCTGAAACTCAACAAGATCACAGTGGATGTAAAATCAAAGACGGCTTGGGTACAAGCGGGTGCTACCTTGGGTGAAGTCTATTCTGCCATTGCAAACAGCTCGCCTAACCTGGCGTTTCCTGCAGGAGTTTGCCACACGGTCGGATCTGGAGGTCATATTGCCGGCGGAGGGCTGAGCTTCCTGTCGAGAAAATACGGCCTTGCAGCTGATAACGTGTTGGATGCACTGCTGATAAATGCGTCAGGGAAGGTGATGGATAAGAACGCCATGGGGGAAGACGTATTTTGGGCTCTGAGAGGCGGCGGCGGTGGAAGCTGGGGAGTTGTATATGCCTGGAAACTCCAGCTGGTCAGCGTGCCCACCATTCTGACGGCTTTCACTGTGTTAAGAACCGGTACAGATAATGTCACGGAGGCTGTCCATAGATGGCAATACGTGGGTCCTCAAATGGAGGAAGATATCTTCATGCGAGTACAGTTCTTCGGCATAAAAGTGAACGACAGCACAACCATCAGAGCGTCGTTCCATGGAATATACCTCGGACGTCAGCCCGAGCTGCTGACTATAATGGGCAAGGTCTTCCCGGAGTTGGGAATGGTCGCTGCAGATTGTAAAGAAATGAAATGGGTAGAGACAATCGGCAACTTTGATAGCACCAACGTGAGCCAATTGACAAACCGGTATTATACAAACAAAGTTTTCTTCAAAATCAAATCAGACTTCGGGAAAACTCCACTGCCAAAACCTGCTCTGAGAGGATTGTGGTCGATAATGGAAGAGGAGGTGAGCGCATATGCCATTTTCTCTCCCCTAGGAGGAATTATGAATAGGATACCACTCACTGCATTGCCATTTCCTCAGCGGCAGGGGACATTGTTCGACATTCAGTATAAAGTGACTTGGACCAACAGAAGTGAGGATGATCACTACCTTGAATGGATGAGGAAGCTTTACAAATACATGGAGCCTTATGTGTCCCATTCCCCAAGGGCTGCGTATGTGAACTATCTCGACCTTGATCTGGGTAGTGCCTTTAACGGGAGTGCTACTGCTGAAGAGGCGAGAGCTTGGGGTGACAAGTATTTCCATCACAATTATGATAGGCTTGTCAAGGCAAAAACCCAGGTGGATCCCCAGAATTTCTTCAGAAACTCTCAGAGCATTCCTCCTCTAGCCAATTAG